ACGAACGGCAGGCCGTTGCCGTGCAGTATGTTCTCGATAATAGAGTTCCAGCCGCAGTGAGTCAAGAACCCACCGGTAGATTCGTGTCTGAGGACTTGGATCTGCGGCGCCCAAGTGGGGATCACTAGGCTCCGGCATTTGGTTCTTTCGACGAACCCTTCCGGCAAGAAAGATAGCGGTTGGCTCTGGGTTTCGACGGTGAAGTATCCACCTCCGGCCAGATTATCCGGAGGCCTCGCCACCCACAGAAATCTCTGCTCGCTGAATTCTAGACCTAGCGCCAACTCAGTGATCTGTTCATGAGAGAGTCTTCCACCGGACCCGAATGAAACAAACAGCACGGACCCAGTTGGCTGATTATCGAGCCAGTTCAAGCACTCGGTCTGCCCACAATTCTTGTCGTCGGGTTCCATCTGGATGATGGGTCCAACCGGGTAAAGCCTGGGTTTGCCGGGTTGCTGCTGCCAGGCCTTGATCGGGCCAGGCTCCAAGGCCGTGGAGGTGTTGATTATGATACCCTCGGCCATAGCGTACCGCTCAGGTTGTTGAAGACACCATTTGTAGGCTTCGCTCTTCCGGTCCTGAATTGAGTAGAAAAGGTCTTTCCCGTGGATCGGAATACAGCCCGGGATTTGAACCGGTTCGGTCAGCTCGCGAAACTCGCAAGAAACGGTTTTGTCGAGTGTGGGCAAGTCGAAGAAAAGCGACAAAGACATGGCCGTGGATAAGTAGTACATGTAGGGAGGAACACCAAGTTCTCTGGCCATGTCGAACGTGTCCGCGCCGAATAGGTCGACCAGAAGAGCGGCGAGCTTGGTGGAGGCGGCCAGAGACTTGAGGGCTTCGTAAAGAAACGGAAGCGAGCGAGCCATGGTGACGGAGATTCTGGTCTCGAGCCCGGCGCTGGGCGGCAAGTCCGCGAGGCTGACAGCGGGGAGAAGAAGGTGGGAAATGGCGGAAGGGAGAGACTCGAGAAAAGCAGCCTGGGCTTTGGAGGACGGGCCGTTGGTGGGGACGATGATGGTGATGGAGAAGTGGAAGCGGCGGACGAGTCGCCGGGCGAACTCACGGAGAGAGATGAGGTGACTCAGCCCCGGC
The Diospyros lotus cultivar Yz01 chromosome 12, ASM1463336v1, whole genome shotgun sequence DNA segment above includes these coding regions:
- the LOC127787031 gene encoding hydroquinone glucosyltransferase-like, with the protein product MAQTAPHIAVIPSPGLSHLISLREFARRLVRRFHFSITIIVPTNGPSSKAQAAFLESLPSAISHLLLPAVSLADLPPSAGLETRISVTMARSLPFLYEALKSLAASTKLAALLVDLFGADTFDMARELGVPPYMYYLSTAMSLSLFFDLPTLDKTVSCEFRELTEPVQIPGCIPIHGKDLFYSIQDRKSEAYKWCLQQPERYAMAEGIIINTSTALEPGPIKAWQQQPGKPRLYPVGPIIQMEPDDKNCGQTECLNWLDNQPTGSVLFVSFGSGGRLSHEQITELALGLEFSEQRFLWVARPPDNLAGGGYFTVETQSQPLSFLPEGFVERTKCRSLVIPTWAPQIQVLRHESTGGFLTHCGWNSIIENILHGNGLPFVAWPLFAEQNMNAALVTDDLKVALRPESGEADGVVGREEIARVVKRVMVGEEAKAFRRRMRELKSSALKSLSEDGDSTKALCEVADNWF